The genomic window AAGGCTCCTTCGCTGTGCGGCCGTCCGGGAGGCCCGCCGCGTCCCCGACCGCCAGCCGGGCCAGCAGCGGCCGATCCGCTTCCAGGAAATCGAAGCCGGAGGCATGCCGCGGCTCGACCCATTCCATGCGCTGGAAGCCCAGGTTCCTGGGCTCACCCGCGAAACGCTCCACAAGAAAGAAATGCAGCTCCACCTCGGGGCCTCCGGGATAATCATGCCGCAGGCTTTCGAGAAGACATAGATCCTGGGCCCGCACGCGGACCCCCAGCTCCTCGAACAGCTCGCGGACCAGCGCTTCCTCGGCGCTTTCCCCCGTCGTGAGCTTGCCTCCCGGGAACTCCCATTTCCCGGCCATCGGCCCGTTGCCGCCGCGCTGGCAGATCAGGATTCTGCCCCCGCGCGACAGGATTCCGGCGGCCACGCGGATCATGGAGTTTTCCTCAAGGACGGTCGGGCCACCCCTTCTCCCCTTCGAGGACGCGGTGCAGCCGCGTCATCGACTGCCCCCGCATCGACACCTTCATCGCCTTGCGGAACCCGATCCCGTAGGCCGGGTCGTCGGAGCTCTCCA from Candidatus Polarisedimenticolia bacterium includes these protein-coding regions:
- a CDS encoding (deoxy)nucleoside triphosphate pyrophosphohydrolase; translated protein: MIRVAAGILSRGGRILICQRGGNGPMAGKWEFPGGKLTTGESAEEALVRELFEELGVRVRAQDLCLLESLRHDYPGGPEVELHFFLVERFAGEPRNLGFQRMEWVEPRHASGFDFLEADRPLLARLAVGDAAGLPDGRTAKEP